AGAGAGTGCAGAACCTGGCACTGTGGTGGCTCTCATCAGTGTGCAGGACCCTGACTCTGGGTCAAACGGAGATGTGAGCCTCCGCATCCCTGACCACTTACCATTCGCCCTCAAGTCTGCCTTCAGGAACCAGTTCTCCCTCGTGACAGCTGGACCCTTGGATCGAGAGGCTAGGTCTAGTTATGACATCATGGTTACTGCTTCTGATGCTGGGAACCCTCCCCTGAGTACCCACAGGACTATTTTCCTCAATATTTCAGATGTGAATGATAACCCACCCTCATTCTTCCAGAGGTCACATGAGGTATTCGTTCCCGAGAACAATCGCCCAGGGGACCTGCTTTGCTCTCTTGCAGCCTCTGACCCTGACTCTGGCTTAAACGCACTAATCTCATACTCTCTTTTAGAGCCCAGAAATCGAGACGTGTCagcttcttccttcatttctttgaacCCCCAGACAGGAGCTGTTCACGCGACTAGATCATTTGACTACGAGCAGACCCAGACACTGCAGTTTGAGGTGCAGGCCAGGGACAGGGGCAGCCCGCCACTCAGCAGCACAGTCACAGTGCGCCTGTTTGTGCTGGACCTCAATGACAATGCCCCAGCCGTGCTGCGCCCTCGGGCCAGGCCTGGTTCCTTATGTCCACAAGCACTGCCCCCATCAGTTGGTGCTGGGCACCTAGTCACAAAGGTGACAGCTGTGGACTTGGATTCAGGTTACAATGCCTGGGTTTCCTATCAGCTCCTGGAAGCCCCGGATCCCAGCCTCTTTGCCGTCTCCAGATATGCTGGGGAAGTACGAACAGCTGTTCCCATCCCAGCTGACCTCCCACCCCAGAAGCTGGTCATTGTGGTGAAGGACAGCGGTAGCCCACCACTCTCTACCTCTGTTACTCTCCTGGTGTCTTTAGAGGAAGACACCCATCCAGTTGTCCCCGATCTTCGAGAATCGTCAGCTCCCAGAGAAGGAGAATCCCGTCTAACCCTCTACTTGGCTGTGTCCTTAGTGGCAATCTGCTTTGTCTCCTTTGGTTCTTTCGTGGCACTGCTCTCTAAGTGTCTTCGCGGGGCTGCCTGTGGAGTGACATGCTTTCCTGCTGGCACCTGTGCCTGTCTCAGCAGATCtcggaggagggaggggcttccTCCTTCCAATGGGATCCTCCGAATCCAGCTCGGGTCGGAAGATCCTATCAAGTTTGTTGATGTGGGAGGCCACTCTCATGGCTGTACACCATTGGCTTCCGCACCCACTCGGAGTGACAGCTTCATGATGGTGAAGTCACCCAGTGCACCTATGGCAGGGGAGCCTGTGCGCCCAAGCtgtccaccctctgatcttctcTATGGGCTCGAGGTGAGACCTTTGCAGGCTCAGCCAATGCTTGGGGGTTATTGTGATCCAGACATGTGGCTGGGCCAATTGCCAGAGAGTCCTGGCCTCTCTGGAAGAGCCCACAGTGATGTCACCATTTTTGTGAGTATTAACTGTGTTGTAAATGCTGTGCTCTACAAGTGTCTGAGTTGGTTAATGATTGGAACTTGGGGGTGGGTAATGCCCATAGATTGGAACTTGGGGTGAGTAATGTCCACATTGGagagtaagaaataaattaacTGGTTATCAAGACCCAAGCTGTCGTGGCAGCGTGCTGATGGAGCATGGGGCACTGAAGTGTCGTGCACAGGTGTGGGCTGGGCCATGAAATCACCTAAACCCAGCACTTCTTCCTCTGTTCTCGTGAGAATGAGAGGATTATGTTCTGGAGAACATTACTTCTGGGTTACCACTTCCAACTGGTCTGACAGTAGACTATAAAAACCTTTGCCCCACATTGTCTAGTATCCTCTAGCCTAATGTGAAGAACTGTTTGTTTGAAAAGACAGCAGAGtccgaaaaagaaaaaaaaagtgccaagGGAGGAGAGTGGTGCAGATCAAAGTGGTAGCAGAGGATCTTTCTCGGGGACTCCTGATAGTCCCCACTGGGGTACTGAACTACATACGGTAAACTGGGAACAGGGCTGGAGTGAGGGGTGCATCTGTTACCTCCTAGTGGGGAGCAGTAGGTGAAGTCACTCAGTGTCAGAAAATCATTCACAGTTAAAgaattcacagagacagacattCTGGAAATCTTTAGGGAAGGTTTTGAATTCACTGAAACCATAAAGCCCAGAGGCCATGTTTGGCCTCTGGTCACCCTCCAAGGTAGCCTAGATCTACCTATAGTGTTCCCTATCCCATAAACTATGGTGCTCTGTTCATGTTCTGAGTTTAGGGCTTCCGGAAAGCTAAGTCCTTTAGCCACCCACAGGCACGGCTGGGGAGCAGGACAAGACTTTGGAAGGTTCTGACAAAGCTTTAGGAGTATTTAGCAGGATGACAGCAGTGGGTTGGGGGAACCCCATGTGGACTTTGCATCTCCACAAGGACAAATTTTTGCTGGTTCAACCAAACAGTGGAAGCTTCTGAAGTCCTGCAGGAAGTTGCTGGGACAGAACGCTAAGGAGTTTTGTACCATTTTAATCTTCCCCATTGAGCACCATCTGAGCCGCCAAACTTCACTGCCAAGGGGGCTGAACCAACCTGCGGCGCGAGTGAGTGGGGAAGCAGGAGGCTTCTGTGACACAGATTTTTCAGCAACGGTTCCCAAGGTTTCCAGGGCTGAGGAGACTTTATAATTGGTTGAGAGCAGACAGACTTTTTGGCCAATTAAACTTAGAGCTGAGGTGGGAGATCTGCTCTTCcggcctgcctctcctcctccagttccctAGCTCCACTTACATttaactcccctcccccacccacccccgccAGTTGGTGACTAAGAAAGGCTGCAGGCAGGCAAACCTCAGAGCAGTTTTTAAGAGGCTGGAAGGAGACATAAGAGACTTCAGCTCCTGCATTCCAAGCGCTTGGTTTACCTTGGAGACAGGACAGCACAGTTACTCTCCACGAAGGGACTTCTGGGTCATGGGAGCTATGGCATCCCCACAGCTCGCTGGGAAATGGCAAGTGCTGTCTGTGTTGTCCTTGTGCtgctgtggctgggtggctgggcagCTCCGTTATTCAGTGGTGGAGGAGTCTGAGCCGGGGACTTTGGTGGGGAACGTGGCTCAGGATCTGGGCTTAAAGGTGACAGATCTGTTGAGCCGCAGGCTGCGATTGGGCTCTGAGGAGAATGGGCGCTATTTTTCCCTGAGCTTGACAAGTGGGGCTTTGGCAGTGAATCTAAAGATTGACCGAGAGAGCCTGTGTGGCGCCAGCActagctgcctgctgcctgtccaGGTAGTGACTGAACACCCCCTGGAGCTCATTCGTGTAGAGGTAGAGATCCTGGATCTCAATGACAACTCTCCCAGCTTTGCCACTCCTGAACGAGAGATGCGAATCTCAGAATCTGCTGCACCAGGAGCCAGATTCCCACTGGATAGTGCTCAGGACCCAGACGTGGGCACCAACACTGTGAGCTTTTATACTCTAAGCCCCAACAGTCACTTCTCTCTGAATGTGAAGACCCTAAAGGACGGGAAGCTATTCCCAGAGCTAGTGCTAGAGCAGCAGCTAGACCGTGAAGCCCAGGCAAGGCATCAGCTGGTGCTCACTGCTGTGGATGGGGGAACCCCAGCCCGCTCAGGGACCAGCCTTATCTCTGTCATTGTGCTGGATGTCAATGATAATGCTCCAACCTTCCAGTCCTCAGTTCTACGAGTGGGACTCCCAGAGAACACACCCCCAGGTACACTGCTGCTCCGTCTCAATGCCACTGATCCGGACGAGGGCACCAATGGCCAGCTAGACTACTCTTTTGGAGACCACACATCTGAAGCAGTAAAGAATCTCTTTGGCTTGGATCCTAGCAGTGGAGCCATCCATGTGTTGAGTCCAGTAGATTTTGAGGAGTCGAATTTCTATGAAATCCATGCAAGAGCCAGAGACCAGGGGCAGCCAGCCATGGAGGGCCACTGTGTGATTCAAGTGGATGTAGGGGATGCTAACGACAATCCCCCGGAGGTGCTCCTGGCATCTTTGGTCAACCCTGTCCTAGAGAGCACCCCAGTGGGCACAGTAGTGGGGCTGTTTAATGTGCGGGATCGAGACTCAGGTAGAAATGGAGAGGTGAAGCTGGCTATATCTCCAGACCTGCCATTTCAGATCAGGTCTTCTGAAAACCACTACTCCCTGCTAACTAGCCAGCCTTTGGACCGAGAAACCACACCCCATTATGTCATCGACCTGCGGGCCAGTGATGCTGGATcacctcccctacacacacatctCACCATCAGGCTGAACATTTCCGATGTTAATGACAACGCACCCCAGTTCACCCAACAGCTCTACACTGCTTATATCTCAGAAAACCGGCCGCCAGGCTCTCTCCTCTGTACTGTGGCTGCCTCAGATCCAGACACGGGGGATAATGCCCGCCTCACCTATTCTATTGTAGGAAGTCAAATTCAGggagctcctgcctcctcttttgtGTACGTCAACCCTGAGGATGGACGAGTCTTTGCCCAGCGGACCTTTGACTATGAATTGCTACAGATGCTGCGAA
This sequence is a window from Microtus ochrogaster isolate Prairie Vole_2 chromosome 18, MicOch1.0, whole genome shotgun sequence. Protein-coding genes within it:
- the LOC101987887 gene encoding protocadherin gamma-C5 isoform X1, translating into MGAMASPQLAGKWQVLSVLSLCCCGWVAGQLRYSVVEESEPGTLVGNVAQDLGLKVTDLLSRRLRLGSEENGRYFSLSLTSGALAVNLKIDRESLCGASTSCLLPVQVVTEHPLELIRVEVEILDLNDNSPSFATPEREMRISESAAPGARFPLDSAQDPDVGTNTVSFYTLSPNSHFSLNVKTLKDGKLFPELVLEQQLDREAQARHQLVLTAVDGGTPARSGTSLISVIVLDVNDNAPTFQSSVLRVGLPENTPPGTLLLRLNATDPDEGTNGQLDYSFGDHTSEAVKNLFGLDPSSGAIHVLSPVDFEESNFYEIHARARDQGQPAMEGHCVIQVDVGDANDNPPEVLLASLVNPVLESTPVGTVVGLFNVRDRDSGRNGEVKLAISPDLPFQIRSSENHYSLLTSQPLDRETTPHYVIDLRASDAGSPPLHTHLTIRLNISDVNDNAPQFTQQLYTAYISENRPPGSLLCTVAASDPDTGDNARLTYSIVGSQIQGAPASSFVYVNPEDGRVFAQRTFDYELLQMLRIVVGVRDSGSPPLHANTSLHVFVLDQNDNAPAVLHPRPGRELSAPQRLPRSAPPGSLVTKVTAVDADAGHNAWLSYSLSPQSTSPGLFLVSAHSGEVRTARALSEEDSDSQQVVVLVRDNGDPSLSSTATVLLLLEDEDAEEMPKSSDFLTHPPERSDLTLYLIVALATVSLLSLVTFTFMSAKCLRGREDGDRGGGQCCRGQDSPSREFYKQSSPNLQVSADGTLKYMEVTLRPTDSQSHCYRTCFSPASDGSDFTFLRPLSVQQPSALTLEPEALRSRSSTLRERSQQAPPNTDWRFSQAQRPGTSGSQNGDETGTWPNNQFDTEMLQAMILASASEAADGSSTLGGGAGTMGLSARYGPQFTLQHVPDYRQNVYIPGSNATLTNAAGKRDGKAPAGGNGNKKKSGKKEKK